One window of the Litorilinea aerophila genome contains the following:
- a CDS encoding ABC transporter ATP-binding protein — protein MKLYVEDVTWAADGRRIVDSILLDVAPGEFVGLIGPNGSGKSTLLRTIYRVLRPDAGRVSLDGEDVWALGAREAARRTAVVAQERGNDFDLTVHEVVMLGRHPHKGLLDRDGPADLALVEEALERVQMQAFAHRLFHTLSGGEKQRVLIARALAQQARLLVLDEPTNHLDIRYQMEILGLVRGLGVTVLAALHDLNLAARYCDRLYLLSGGTVVASGPPEQVLTPGLIRAVYGVEALVERHPQSGLLQIVFLGPTTESLAGQ, from the coding sequence GCGGCGGATCGTGGACAGCATCCTGCTGGATGTGGCGCCGGGGGAATTCGTGGGCCTGATCGGCCCCAACGGCAGCGGCAAGTCCACCCTGTTGCGCACCATCTACCGGGTGCTGCGGCCGGATGCCGGCCGGGTGAGCCTGGACGGCGAGGATGTCTGGGCCCTGGGCGCGCGGGAAGCAGCCCGGCGCACCGCGGTGGTCGCCCAGGAGCGGGGTAATGACTTCGACCTGACCGTCCACGAGGTGGTGATGCTGGGGCGCCATCCCCACAAAGGGCTTTTGGACCGGGACGGCCCGGCCGACCTGGCCCTGGTGGAAGAAGCCCTGGAACGGGTTCAGATGCAGGCGTTCGCCCACCGGCTCTTCCACACCCTGTCGGGCGGAGAGAAGCAGCGAGTCCTCATCGCCCGGGCCCTGGCCCAGCAGGCCCGGCTGCTGGTGCTGGACGAGCCCACCAACCACCTGGACATCCGCTACCAGATGGAGATCCTGGGCCTGGTCCGGGGGCTGGGGGTGACGGTGCTGGCCGCCCTGCACGACCTGAACCTGGCGGCCCGCTACTGCGACCGGCTCTACCTATTGTCCGGGGGGACGGTGGTGGCTTCGGGACCGCCGGAGCAGGTGCTGACCCCCGGCCTGATCCGGGCGGTGTACGGCGTGGAGGCCCTGGTGGAGCGGCACCCCCAGAGCGGCCTGCTGCAGATCGTCTTCCTGGGGCCGACCACGGAGAGTCTGGCTGGCCAGTAG
- a CDS encoding sirohydrochlorin chelatase, protein MDETQTEQILLIGHGSRDQAAVHECQALADRLSRALQRSVQLCFLEFAHPPIVEGIQACVAGGAKTVVVLPLFLGPGGHQKNDVPAILNWARQRWPHVQFRYGVPLGAQYPLIQALADRAAACLALDPGIPGAETGLLVVGRGSRDPDSNGEVARAARLLFEGREVAWVDYCFFSLATPSVAEGLERCSRLGARRVVVLPYLLFTGRIYRQIQQQVATAQERYPGMRIHCASYLWPHDGVLEALVQRHAEAVNGTASMTCDLCKYRVQMAGFEAEFGLPQYSDHHHGLRGIPHDHGVDPRLARLLPPRYRAGEAVSPAPMGAAPLQFDEEGRVAWDRIWSDFCDLALAGGPPHRGQLLEPVDPTVCTADPAGYARVLAELARGLRLVTGLPVVESATPGWIGLQCESEEMAIWLLRAIVVENVFARREGTVLFLPVGPHFRLAAEIKNVVTVVAKTHHYWQEHIQAMGGEPAP, encoded by the coding sequence ATGGATGAAACACAGACGGAGCAGATCCTGCTCATTGGACATGGCAGCCGGGATCAGGCGGCCGTCCACGAATGTCAGGCGTTGGCCGACCGATTAAGCCGGGCTCTACAACGGTCGGTCCAGCTCTGCTTCTTGGAATTCGCCCATCCGCCCATTGTGGAGGGGATCCAGGCCTGTGTGGCGGGTGGCGCGAAGACGGTGGTGGTGTTGCCCCTCTTCCTGGGGCCCGGCGGCCACCAGAAGAACGACGTGCCGGCCATCCTCAACTGGGCTCGCCAGAGATGGCCCCATGTCCAGTTTCGCTATGGCGTACCCCTGGGCGCCCAGTACCCCCTGATCCAGGCCCTGGCCGACCGGGCTGCGGCCTGCCTGGCGCTCGACCCTGGGATCCCCGGTGCTGAGACCGGGCTGCTGGTGGTGGGGCGGGGCAGCCGGGATCCGGACAGCAACGGCGAGGTGGCCCGCGCGGCCCGCCTCCTCTTTGAAGGGCGGGAGGTGGCCTGGGTGGATTACTGCTTCTTCAGCCTGGCCACGCCATCCGTGGCCGAGGGGCTCGAACGATGTAGTCGCCTGGGCGCCCGGCGCGTTGTCGTCCTCCCCTATCTGCTCTTCACCGGGCGAATCTACCGGCAAATCCAACAGCAGGTGGCCACAGCCCAGGAGCGATATCCGGGGATGAGGATTCACTGCGCCTCCTATCTGTGGCCCCATGACGGCGTCCTGGAAGCCCTTGTCCAACGCCATGCTGAAGCGGTGAACGGCACGGCCTCCATGACCTGCGACCTCTGCAAGTATCGGGTGCAGATGGCCGGGTTCGAAGCCGAATTCGGGCTGCCCCAATACTCGGATCACCACCACGGCCTGCGGGGTATTCCCCACGATCACGGCGTAGACCCGCGGCTGGCCCGGCTGCTGCCGCCCCGCTATCGGGCTGGCGAAGCCGTCTCCCCGGCACCCATGGGCGCTGCTCCCCTCCAGTTCGATGAGGAGGGACGGGTGGCCTGGGACCGGATCTGGAGCGACTTCTGCGATCTGGCCCTGGCCGGCGGGCCGCCCCATCGGGGCCAGCTGCTGGAGCCGGTGGATCCAACCGTCTGCACAGCAGATCCGGCCGGCTACGCCCGGGTCCTGGCGGAGCTGGCGCGGGGCCTCCGGCTGGTAACTGGCCTGCCGGTGGTGGAGAGCGCCACGCCCGGCTGGATCGGCCTCCAGTGTGAGAGCGAGGAGATGGCCATCTGGCTGCTGCGGGCCATCGTGGTGGAGAATGTCTTCGCCCGGCGGGAAGGGACGGTGCTCTTTCTGCCCGTCGGCCCCCACTTCCGCCTGGCGGCGGAGATCAAAAATGTGGTCACTGTGGTGGCCAAGACCCATCATTACTGGCAGGAACATATCCAGGCCATGGGAGGCGAGCCAGCGCCATGA